DNA from Salvelinus namaycush isolate Seneca chromosome 6, SaNama_1.0, whole genome shotgun sequence:
atcctcttctctctccagagCTGTTTGACAACTACATGCAGCAAGATGCCCATGAGTTCCTCAACTACCTCCTCAACACTATCGCTGACCTGCTCCAGGAGGAGAAGGGCCAGGAGCGACAGCAGAACGGAAAACTGGTGCAGAACGGAGGAGGTGGGGGGAGCAgcgggacaggaggaggagagggagaggaaggggagaagaTACAGCAGACCTGGGTCCATGAGATCTTCCAGGGAACCCTGACCAATGAGACGCGTTGCCTCAACTGTGAAGCTGTAAGTGGAGGGAGATCCAAGATGGAGACTGTTAATGGGTTCATGAATAGGCCAGAGAGCAGTAATGGATGCCGGGCTGTGCTAGTTTCTCGACACTATTGTAATGGTAAGGGGAGATTCAAAATGGAGACTGTCATTGTTTTTTAAATGAAGGAGAGGAATGGGGCCAGGAGCTGTAATTTATGCCAGTTTCCTATTACTGAACAGTGTTTAAACAGAGGTAGATGTCACCAATGTTGTGCTTGTCCAGGTGAGCAGTAAAGATGAGGACTTCCTGGACCTGTCTGTCGACGTGGAGCAGAACACCTCCATCACGCACTGTcttaggtaggtgtgtgtgtactgccagagagagagagagccactgTGGGGATGGAGAAAGGGATAGAGGGGAAAATATAAATTAATGAATGGATGGAGGAAAAACCGAAGAGTTCAGTAGGCCCAAATAGGAGGAAGCGTTATGAAAAAGTCCAAGTCATACATATGCCAAATGACATCACTTTGTGGATGCTCCAGaactcatctgtgtgtgtgtgcatcttctTTTCTCTCCACAGGGGTTTCAGCAACACTGAGACACTATGTAGTGAATACAAGTACTACTGTGAACAGTGTCGGAGTAAACAGGAGGCACAGAAAAGGTGAGCTGGCTGGTCTCTGTGGAAAAACGTGGCCAAAAAGTGCATTTAAATGGCAGTTGGCGCAAACATACAGTAAGTAGGTGATTAGTAGACAGGATCGAAGCTTGCCGGTGATACACCTAAAGAGGTTTAAATACTaacattaaaggcccagtgcagtcaaaaaaaaaacatgatttcctgtgttttaatGTTTCcccactgaggttggaataatactttgTGAAAGTTATAATAATGCCCTTTTTAGTTTAAGAGCTGTtcgaaaagaccacctgaaatttcagcctgttttggtgagaGGGAGTTTTTCCATTCCATGTtgacatcaccatgtggtaaattagttaacagaccaataagaaagattATACAACCCATTGTTTGGATGCTGATTGGACAAGCGGCGTTCCAAGCCGTGCTCTATTGGCCGTCACAGGCACGCTATGCCTGCTAACAGTTCCATCTGAAAATGATCACTCCGCCGCCATAAGAATCTCATGTTGCTGTCTGAACCATCTCTTGTGTTTATCACACATTATTTCCCCTTGCTTCcatcctagcatttagtttggtacagcaagGTTAATATACGTCTCCCTGTCTAGACTCGGAAACAATGCTTCACTTTTGAGTGTTCATCTCTGTACCATACATGGAGATTGAATGGTCCCCAGACAAGATGAGACAAAAAAAATTTGAGCCAGGCAAAATCACACATCGACATCATGATCATGGACATATCCAAGTAAATGACGCTGTCGCTTCGGGCCGAACAATGCCTTTTACCTTTGACTGTGTTCATGATACAGCACTGcctcttgtgccttattgcttaagtgttccaaacctctctgcctaTAAAAGCTAATTTTCTTTTACCCAGGAAGTGATTTGTTATTGAGATTAAAAAACGGTTGCGTTGGATCTTTAACCCTACTCCTTCCCTCTCCATATCATATATTATTATGTTCTTTATTATTATTAGGATGCGTGTGAAGAAGCTCCCTATGATCCTGGCGTTACACCTGAAGAGGTTTAAGTACATGGACCAGTTGCATCGCTACACCAAGTTGTCCTATCGCGTCGTCTTCCCCCTGGAGCTCCGCCTCTTCAACACCTCAGGAGACGCCACCAACCCCGACCGCATGTACGACCTGGTCGCCGTGGTCGTCCACTGTGGaaggtaaagggagagagagagactatgtgTGGTCGCTCGCTCAGATTGTgccagatctgtgtgtgtgtctgtttttagattgtttctctctcgctcttcccttgTCTGTCACCTTTTCAATAGTTCTCTGtttctgtccatctctcttctctcctgctcaGCATAGACTTTTAGTTGTACCTCCTGTCTATAACGTGTATgtctgtgttcctctctctccagtgGTCCAAACCGTGGTCATTACATCACCATAGTGAAGAGTCATGGATTCTGGCTCTTGTTTGATGACGACATAGTAGAGGTAAGGAGAGCTTGTCTATACTCTATTATTTTCTAGTGATAACTCTTATCTCTTTATATTCTAAGGGTTGTTTTTCTTCAATGAGTATATTCCGTATGTTCAAAGAGAAGAGTGAGATGCTGATCGGCTGTGGTACATGGGACCCTCAAACACGCCAGCTGTGTTTTCAAAGACAGTTTTTAGTGGCATTACGGTATGAAAGCTGGAGACGGGCTAAACAGAAAGGCTAAATGAACTGTAGGTACTCGCAAATTCCCAATAAATGTCTCCAACGGCGCCTCCAATAACGACCTGTTGTCAACAAATGACACCATCTATTTTTATGGTATAAACTGTTAGTTTGATTCTACTCACTCATTCACAGCATCCATAGAGACCCATCAGAGACCTATTCCAAGCCGCATTCCAGTCCATCCCCCTACTACATAccagacatgggttcaaataTGATTTGCAATCATTTTAAATATTTGTATCTGTGCTTAATTGAACTTGCCTGGCACAATATAACCAATAGAATACTCTGAAGGAGTCTAAACACCaaccatctggcactccaggcagactagagCAAACGCtaaaagtatttgaacccaggtctgatccCTACTCGCTTCCAATGTTGTTTGGAATTCCATCCCTTGCTCCGCTTCGGTCGACCCAGATAGCTCCAGGTGGCTGTGTTAATAATGTGTTATCTTTATGAATAGGGAGCGGGAGACAGACTGGAAATACCAGTTTTAGAAAAGTTAGTAGGATGAGCCGAAGGGGGGAGATCTTTCTGTCCGTGTATGGTAGTCTagctttctctgtcctctctctcacactcaccaTAATCAACCTGCTTTTCTCAGGAAATAAGAATGCATGTAAACATGGCATAGCACACACTATGAAATACTTGAAAGTCAAGTAGGCCTACTGCGTCTGTTGAAATGTTTTCAGTCCAGATCACATTCGGGGAATGAGTCCACACAGTAGTAATACATGGCTCTGTTTCAAATGTACCCACAGTGTAGAGGTATGTTATAGCAATCGAGGGGCCTGCTTTTTCCACTCCGGGTAGACACTTTCCATAGGCACAGACCTAGAATCAGCATACACTCAGTTTACCCAGTGTAACCATTAGAGTGGAACAATGCAAAACTGATCTTTGATCAGTGTCTAGGGTTTTTCCGCTATGGAAAGAGTCCCATTGTAACATCTGGTGGATGAGCAGAACCTGGCTGAGTGTTGACGTTTCCACTGGGCTTGGAAAGACACTGGTCTCAGATCAGCTGTGGGTTTACCGTCTAATGGTTAAAGGGATAGTTAGACGTTTTGGCAGTTAAGCCCTTTTTTCTACTTACCCATAGTCAGTCTAGATGTCCAGTCATGAGCTTATACTAGGTACAATGGCTCCAGAAACTACCTTGAAACTGCACGTGGAGACATTAAAAGGGTATCCATGAGataatctgactctgggtaagtagaaaaatTGCCAAAATGGCAAATTATCCCTTTAACACTAGAACTGCTGGGCCTCGAGGGAGCCCCTTCAAGCTAATCATTCtgactgcaacattctaacagtataATTAATACATTTAATTGGGGATGTGCATCTTTACCTTTCAAGACTATttgatacgtatctagatacatcgGCTCCGATATGATATAGGAACGATATGTTTTACTTTGAAACGATTTGGTTTGATTGGAGAACGAACCGATGCGATACGATTTGATGCACGAACATTTCTCGCATAAGCACGTTAATTTTCCTTTCCTatactgaaaaatatatataaacgcaacatgcaacaatttcaacaattttaccgagttacagttcatagaaggtaatcagtcaattgaaatacatttattagaccactaatcaatggatttcacatgactgtgcaggGTCACAGCCATGGGTGAGCCTGGGAAGGCATAGGtgcacccacttgggagccaggcccagtcaatcagaattagtttttcccccccaaaaaggctttattacggacagaaaCACTTCTCAGTTTAATCAGCTgtttgggtggctggtctcagacgatcccgcaggtgaagaatctggatgtggaggtcttgggctgccttggttacatgtggtctgcggttgtgaggccggttggacgtactgacaaattctcttaaacaacgttggaggcagcttatggtagagaaatgaacattcactTCTCTGGCAACCGCTCTCAACATTCCTGCGGTCCGCATGTCAATTGTACGCtctctcaacttgagacatctgcacattttagagtggccttttattgtccctagcacaaggtgcacctgtgtaatgatcgtgctgtttaatcagcttcttgatatgccacacctatcaggtggatggattatcttggcaaaggggaaatgctcactaacagggatgtaaacaattgTGTGCACAAAATCtatgagaaataagctttttgtgcgtatggaacatttctgggatctttcattccagctcacgaaacatgggaccaacactttacatgttgcattttcaTATTTTTGTGCGGTGTAAATAAAAATCTGATGTAGCCCATGAGCTGGGcctctgagctggatctgtctaACTATTTTGTGGATATGTCTGAGCTTGTTGAATTATGTATGCCTATGGTGTATGTACCATGTGGGAACCTGATGTGAGCCCTAGGGGAGACTAGGtaggcatctaccaccccactatagTGTTATAGGGTATACTACCCtatcaagcaaaaaggcagtaactaaTCATTTGGTCAAAAGTGCGCTATGTCATTtttgctacattaaatacatgtatcctgcctctattgtgttttggagaaaatggacgtcatgttagcagtaactgcattaagttactgtgaaaccaaggtaaataaaatacatttttctcagttccacgctTATGAGCAgcaaatttgacaaactgacttgttgggaaggtggcatcctatgacggtgccatgttgaaagtcaccaagctcttcagtaaggctctTCTTCCgccaatgcttgtctatggagattgtgtgCTCTatttcatacacctgtcagcaacgggtgtggctgaaatagccgaatccactaatttgaagggttgtccacatagttttttgtatgtgtgtgtgtatatatatatatagtgaatCGCCCCAAAAAACGTAGATTTCTATGCCATTTCCCCCAGCCCTACCTGCATTGTGCAATAATTGTCcgttattctttttaaaattcttcaagctttgtcaagttggttgttgatcattgatagacagccattttcaagatgatttaagtcaactgtaattaggccactcaggaacattcaaagtcgtcttggtaagcaactccagtatagatttggccttgtgtttttaggttattgtcctgcagaAAGATGaatgtgtctgttggaaagcagactaaaccaggttttcctctaggattttgtctgtggtTAGCTCcgttctgtttctttttatccccaaaaactccatagtccttgcagatgacaagcatacccataacgtaATGCATCCACCaccgtgcttgaaaatatgaacacAATAGTGTTTTCATTAGTTTGGTACTGTAGGCtatgtaaaaaattataaacCACAAACACATTCAAGGGCATATGTCTTGGAATGTGGTAACAGCTACAAAATGTAAACTAAACCATCCACCAAGATGCACGCTCAACAAGACGCACGGTCAAATAATAACGTCAGTAGCCTACACATCATTATAAGCGCCAAGTGAGCTTGATAAATAGTGAAAATCAGCACAAAGGCAATGATGGCATTCTATTTAATAGAAATGTCGAATTGACGGCAGTCCAAACTATTAAATTATTGTCAACTCGTGCTTTCATGTGTATACTAGGTTCACAAATCTCTGGGAAATTTCAAGAAATTTAGTTTTTCCCGAAATTCTGGTTGGAAGGTTTGCGGAATAGTTCCCGGAATTTTGCAACTGTAGCGTCTTCGTGCCACGCAATGGCATCAGTTGGAGCATATCCATGtcacataaacaaacaaacaaaaaatgtgaGTGTGTTGCTGGTgtagttttattttttatttttattatttttattttttttgcttgaTGTCGGGCTTGCTCTCTGTGGTAATCAACCTGTAGCACTGTCACCAGCTTGTTCTATCCAAATGGTGCCATCCCCTCTTCTGTCCCTGCCTCGCAGTTTCATGTGGTGGCATCAACGCCTGTTCAGTGCGCGTTTTTCTGCACTTGGGCCTCGGCGGTGTAGGTCAGGCTAAGGCTCAGAATCAGAAGAATAGTCATCAGAGATGTCATTTTCATTCAGATTTTGTAGCAACTTGAACGCGGCAGCATGTGCATCTGTTTGTCTTAGTCTTCCTGCCATTGTGAATGACGCACGCTCTCGCTGTGTACTCCCAAGTAGGCCGGTGTAGACAGAATCATGGAATCCAGACATTAAAGCGGAGTTCAAACAATATAAAGACATTTATTGAAGTTATTAGAACATTTTATTAATATGCCCAAATTTGATAAGACAttaacaaaatgcatcagtgattgacattttccttcaactttcttTAGAGGCAATGCAGGAATGCCCGGGTCTCTGTGTGTGCGTTCGTCTAGCACTTTGTGTAGCGTCTTCTGGTAAATGGAAAGGCTTTCCTAAAAACCTTCtaatttaaatgttaactacaaagtagctaGTGCCTACTTGATATCATGATTGTTTGCGTCAATGCAGTGGCAATTTTGTTTagcaaactctgcaatcacatgtatGCTACAGAAACCCCACTGATCAAAGAGTCTCTtgctgcttttaaccagggcaaggtgaccggaaacatgaccgaatacaaacagtgtagctattctctccgcaaggcaatcaaactagctaagtcccagtatagagacaaagtagagtcgcaattcaacagctcagacacaagaggtatgtggcagggtctacagtcaatcacggattacaaaaagaaaaccagccccgttgcggaccaggatgtcttgctcccagacagactaaataacttttttgctcgctttgaggacaatacagtgccactgacacggcccgctaccaaaacctgcgggctctccttcactgcacccgaggtgagtaaaacatttaaacgtgttaaccctcgcaaggctgcaggcccagatggcattcccagccgcgtcctcagagcatgcgcagaccagctggctggtgtgtttaaggacatattcaatcaatccttatcccagtctgctgttcccacatgcttcaagagggccaccattgttcctgttcccaagaaagctaaggtaactgagctaaacgactaccgccccgtagcactcacttccgtcatcatgaagtgctttgagagactagtcaaggaccatatcacctccaccctacctgacaccctagacccactccaatttgcttaccgacccaataggtccacagacgacgcaatcgcaaccacactgcacactgccctaacccatctggacaagaggaatacctatgtgagaatgctgttcatcgactacagctcagcatttaacaccatagtaccctccaaactcgtcatcaagctcgagaccctgggtctcgaacccgccctgtgcaactgggtcctggacttcctgacgggccgcccccaggtggtgagggtaggtaacaacatctccactccgctgatcctcaacaccggggccccacaagggtgcgttctgagccctctcctgtactccctgttcacccacgactgcgtggccatgcacgcctccaactcaatcatcaagtttgcggacgacactacagtggtaggcttgattaccaacaacgacgagacggcctacagggaggaggtgagggccctcggagtgtggtgtcaagaaaataacctcgcactcaacgtcaacaaaacaaaggagatgattgtggacttcagaaaacagcagagggagcacccccctatccacatcgacgggacagtagtggagaaggtggaaagttttaagttcctcggtgtacacatcacggacaaactgaattggtccacccacacagacagcgttgtgaagaaggcgcagcagcgcctcttcaacctcaggaggctggagaaatttggcttgtcaccaaaagcactcacaaacttctacagttgcacaatcgagagcatcctgtcgggctgtatcaccgcctggtacggcaactgctccgcccacaaccgtaaggctctccagagggtagtgaggtctgcacaacgcattaccgggggaaaactacccgccctccaggacacctacaccacccgatgtcacaggaaggccataaagatcatcaaggacaacaaccacccaagccactgcctgttcaccccgctatcatccagaaggcgaggtcagtacaggtgcatcaaagcagggaccgagagactgaaaaacagcttctatctcaaggccatcagactgttaaacagccaccactaacatttagtggccgctgccaacatactgactcaactccagccactttaataatgggaattgatggaaattatgtaaaaatgtaccactagccactttaaacaatgccacttaatataatgtttacataccctacattactcatctcatatgtatatactgtactctataccatctactgcatcttgcctatgccgttctgtaccatcactcattcatatctttatgtacatattctttatccccttacacttgtgtgtataaggtagtagttgtggaattgttaggttagattacttgttggttattactgcattgtcggaactagaagcacaagcatttcgctacactcgcattaacatctgctaaccatgtgtatgtgacaaataaaatttgatttgatttgctggtgTGCAGTTAAATTAAAGGATATCTACACTCATAAATGAAAAGTTCTTCGATTTCTTTTCCAGACCTCAAGTGTTCTCCTTGTGTGGTTTAAGCGTTGTTGAGGACTTAAAACATCCAATTTGGTTGTTTTTctattacattttttgggggggcgaGAGCGTAAACCTAAAAAAAACCGGGAGAAACAGAAACCTGGCGAAAACAGCACtttggaaaaaatatatatggaatTAGGCAAAAATACAACTGGGACCTAGATATAGCATATAATCGATTTTG
Protein-coding regions in this window:
- the usp12b gene encoding ubiquitin carboxyl-terminal hydrolase 12; this encodes MEILMTVRKIASICTMGANASALEKEIGPEQFPVNEHYFGLVNFGNTCYCNSVLQALYFCRPFREKVLAYKVQPRRKESLLTCLSDLFNSIATQKKKVGVIPPKKFISRLRKENELFDNYMQQDAHEFLNYLLNTIADLLQEEKGQERQQNGKLVQNGGGGGSSGTGGGEGEEGEKIQQTWVHEIFQGTLTNETRCLNCEAVSSKDEDFLDLSVDVEQNTSITHCLRGFSNTETLCSEYKYYCEQCRSKQEAQKRMRVKKLPMILALHLKRFKYMDQLHRYTKLSYRVVFPLELRLFNTSGDATNPDRMYDLVAVVVHCGSGPNRGHYITIVKSHGFWLLFDDDIVEKIDAQAIEEFYGLTSDISKNSESGYILFYQSRD